A single Pradoshia eiseniae DNA region contains:
- a CDS encoding HAD family hydrolase: protein MIKLVLTDMDGTFLNNSGDFNRELFKEVKQLMKEKNVFFAPVTGKQCERVEELFGEDAADLWIIGDSATRIKHNGEFIYESLLSNELGQKIIQKLEELSPDHSIIACTQTGAVIKNTLSAEEAAIIRKSYTHVRQVSDFRELKEDFIKITIHDPQKRCMETREQLSPFFHSAYIVASEVSWIDITNVNVHKGTTVTHLQELLNVKPEETMVFGDTYNDIELMACAEYSFAVRNAVQEVKDAANYITRSNEEDGVLRTIKHMLSLQA, encoded by the coding sequence ATGATTAAATTAGTGTTAACTGATATGGACGGAACTTTCTTAAATAACAGCGGTGACTTCAACCGGGAGCTATTTAAGGAAGTCAAGCAGCTCATGAAAGAGAAAAATGTGTTCTTCGCACCCGTCACCGGTAAGCAATGTGAACGAGTGGAGGAGCTATTTGGCGAGGATGCAGCGGACCTGTGGATTATTGGTGATAGTGCGACTAGAATCAAGCATAACGGGGAATTTATCTACGAATCACTCCTAAGTAATGAATTAGGGCAGAAAATCATCCAAAAGCTAGAGGAATTAAGCCCAGACCACTCGATTATCGCTTGCACACAAACAGGCGCTGTCATCAAGAATACATTATCAGCTGAAGAAGCCGCAATCATCCGCAAATCGTATACACATGTAAGGCAAGTATCAGATTTCAGAGAGCTAAAAGAAGATTTTATCAAGATAACCATCCACGATCCGCAAAAACGATGTATGGAAACAAGGGAGCAACTATCTCCATTTTTCCATTCAGCTTATATTGTTGCTTCCGAGGTTTCCTGGATTGATATCACGAATGTCAATGTCCACAAAGGGACAACCGTGACACATTTACAGGAGTTGTTGAATGTCAAACCTGAAGAAACAATGGTCTTTGGTGATACATACAACGATATCGAGCTAATGGCCTGTGCCGAATACAGCTTCGCCGTCAGAAATGCTGTGCAAGAAGTTAAAGATGCAGCGAATTACATCACACGCTCTAATGAGGAAGACGGGGTATTGAGAACGATTAAGCATATGCTATCGCTGCAGGCGTAA
- a CDS encoding transporter substrate-binding domain-containing protein, which translates to MKKGFLYLVMLTVIVVTAACGLNNNSDGEKNALQKIKEQGVINVGIEGAYPPFNFYNSSNELEGFDVDITNEIAKRMDVKVNFVATPWDSIIGGLLSNKYEIIISSMAITEERKEKVDFTEPYYRTGAQLFAPADTGMKDAKTDLKGKKIGVVTGTTFTQEVEKLGGEPVLYKSDLLSFQDMANGRIDGAITDKAVGGNIIVENDYDAVAVGDILYDEVAGITVNKDEKELVKEIDRHIKEMVKDGTYADISKKWFGTSIYE; encoded by the coding sequence ATGAAGAAGGGATTCCTATATCTAGTGATGCTTACGGTCATTGTGGTCACTGCAGCGTGCGGACTGAATAATAATAGTGATGGTGAAAAGAATGCGCTTCAAAAAATTAAAGAGCAGGGAGTTATAAATGTAGGAATTGAGGGGGCTTATCCGCCTTTCAACTTTTATAATAGCTCAAATGAACTGGAAGGTTTCGATGTAGACATCACGAATGAAATTGCAAAACGCATGGATGTTAAGGTGAATTTCGTTGCAACCCCTTGGGATTCCATTATTGGAGGTCTGCTATCCAATAAGTATGAAATCATTATTTCCAGCATGGCCATCACGGAAGAGCGGAAGGAGAAGGTAGATTTCACTGAGCCTTATTATAGAACGGGAGCTCAGCTATTTGCGCCAGCTGACACGGGGATGAAGGATGCCAAAACAGATTTAAAAGGCAAGAAAATAGGCGTGGTAACGGGGACAACCTTTACCCAAGAGGTGGAGAAGCTTGGCGGTGAACCGGTCCTTTATAAGTCAGACTTATTATCCTTTCAGGATATGGCTAATGGCCGGATTGACGGAGCCATCACCGATAAGGCGGTAGGAGGAAACATCATCGTCGAAAACGATTATGATGCAGTGGCTGTGGGCGATATTTTATACGATGAAGTCGCTGGTATTACGGTGAATAAGGATGAAAAGGAATTAGTGAAAGAGATTGATCGCCATATTAAAGAGATGGTGAAGGATGGAACGTATGCGGACATCAGCAAGAAATGGTTCGGGACAAGTATTTATGAATAG
- a CDS encoding YtxH domain-containing protein, producing the protein MAKTTGKSTYNNKEKYAEPRSSHSKDFLIGGLIGGMIGAAAALLLAPKSGKELRSDLASTEGGQYICHKANELKQSVAQKSEELTEQYKAATAEISEKVAEQYSLICENINALKQTLIDAQAEVIEEIEEELGEEKEDI; encoded by the coding sequence ATGGCTAAGACTACCGGAAAATCAACATATAACAACAAAGAAAAATACGCAGAACCACGCTCTTCTCATTCTAAAGATTTTCTTATTGGCGGATTGATCGGCGGCATGATTGGCGCAGCTGCCGCACTTCTATTGGCACCAAAGAGCGGGAAAGAGCTCCGCAGCGACCTTGCATCTACTGAAGGCGGCCAATACATATGCCATAAAGCCAATGAGCTAAAGCAAAGCGTTGCTCAAAAAAGTGAAGAGCTTACAGAACAATACAAAGCGGCGACTGCAGAAATCTCTGAAAAAGTGGCTGAACAATACTCTTTAATCTGCGAGAACATCAATGCTCTCAAGCAAACATTGATTGATGCTCAAGCTGAAGTCATAGAGGAAATCGAGGAAGAGCTTGGGGAAGAAAAAGAGGACATTTGA
- a CDS encoding SMP-30/gluconolactonase/LRE family protein, with product MLGKLELLVDEKAILGEGPTWDDRRQVLYWLDIMGKKLHIYDYRKETNRTIKLDQMPGTIVPRTSGGTVIALQDGFFFLDPETEQLEPIADPESHLPGNRFNDGKCDPKGRFWAGSIHLEGKEHTCALYCLDTNLEVEKKISEVTNSNGLAWSPDETTFYYIDTPTLKVCAYDYDAETGTITNPRDIIQFPENEGFPDGMTIDEEGMLWIAHYSGSKVSRWDPNSGRQLSSISVPAKHVTSCTFGGPDLDELYITTARADDTDMNEFPHAGGLFRIKTEVKGMSAFRFNG from the coding sequence TTGTTAGGTAAATTGGAACTGCTAGTTGATGAGAAGGCCATACTAGGGGAAGGACCTACATGGGACGATAGAAGACAGGTCCTTTATTGGCTAGATATCATGGGAAAGAAATTACATATATATGATTATAGAAAAGAAACCAATCGAACGATTAAACTCGATCAAATGCCTGGAACCATTGTCCCAAGGACATCTGGCGGCACGGTTATTGCCCTGCAGGACGGCTTTTTCTTCCTTGATCCTGAAACAGAGCAGCTAGAACCAATCGCTGACCCGGAAAGCCATTTGCCGGGTAATCGCTTCAATGATGGGAAATGTGATCCAAAGGGCCGCTTCTGGGCAGGCTCTATCCATCTGGAGGGGAAGGAACATACATGTGCCCTTTACTGCCTGGATACGAACCTCGAGGTAGAAAAGAAAATCAGCGAGGTGACAAACTCGAACGGGCTCGCTTGGTCACCAGATGAAACCACCTTTTATTATATCGATACCCCAACCTTGAAAGTCTGTGCCTATGATTATGACGCTGAAACAGGAACTATCACGAACCCGCGTGATATTATCCAGTTTCCCGAGAATGAAGGATTCCCGGACGGAATGACCATTGATGAGGAAGGCATGCTCTGGATTGCCCATTATAGCGGATCAAAGGTATCACGATGGGACCCAAACAGCGGCCGCCAGCTATCTTCCATATCCGTGCCGGCCAAGCATGTTACCTCCTGCACCTTCGGAGGCCCTGATCTGGATGAACTTTATATCACAACAGCCAGGGCCGATGACACGGATATGAATGAATTTCCGCATGCCGGCGGACTTTTCCGCATCAAGACAGAGGTAAAAGGAATGTCAGCTTTTCGGTTTAATGGTTGA
- a CDS encoding M24 family metallopeptidase, translated as MKRLNEIYNHQKFSLSKVSYLEPVFNSQPVLLTEATFLERKDKLLQAMKDRGISLVFVYADREHGGNFEYLTGFIPRFEEALLAVESNGEATLFLGNENLKMAPYSRMEARLVHVPYFSLPNQPMENDRGLKDIIGDAIDFRGKTIGVVGWKVFTSRFEDNRHLFDIPSFIVDVFRNLASEQGSEVVNASELFMGENGGIRTINNANEIEHYEYGSSLASDCVLDVLDQVEVGKTEMELASSLSRFGQPHNVTAICATGDRFTDAVIYPRNKAVELGDKFSATTGYKGGLASRSGYVVNNTAELPKEVQDYLERVAIPYYAAIVAWLEQIKIGMTGGELYEVVEEVLPKEMYHWHLNPGHLTADEEWLSSPIYPQSNTELKSGMLLQIDIIPSVQGYSGASAETGIALADESLRTKIKESCPGLWRRILKRRAYIEQELHISLHPEVLPLSDTVGYCRPYLLNKEKALLFMPR; from the coding sequence ATGAAGCGTTTAAATGAAATCTATAATCATCAAAAATTTTCGTTGAGCAAGGTGTCTTATTTGGAACCTGTTTTCAACAGTCAACCAGTCCTCCTAACGGAAGCAACATTTCTTGAGAGAAAGGACAAGCTTCTCCAAGCGATGAAGGATAGGGGTATTAGTCTTGTGTTTGTTTATGCAGACCGGGAGCATGGCGGAAACTTTGAGTATTTGACAGGGTTTATACCGCGCTTTGAGGAGGCGTTATTAGCGGTGGAGTCGAATGGGGAGGCAACGTTATTCCTTGGGAATGAAAACTTGAAGATGGCTCCCTATTCTCGTATGGAGGCTAGGCTGGTACATGTTCCGTATTTTTCTTTGCCGAATCAGCCGATGGAGAATGATCGTGGATTGAAAGATATTATCGGTGATGCAATTGATTTTAGAGGGAAAACAATAGGGGTCGTCGGATGGAAGGTATTCACAAGCCGCTTTGAGGATAACCGACACTTATTTGACATCCCTTCATTTATCGTGGATGTTTTTAGAAATCTGGCGAGTGAGCAAGGTAGTGAAGTTGTGAATGCGAGTGAGTTGTTCATGGGAGAGAACGGCGGAATCAGAACAATCAATAATGCCAATGAGATTGAGCATTATGAGTATGGTTCAAGCCTTGCATCTGATTGTGTATTGGATGTCCTGGATCAAGTCGAAGTTGGCAAGACAGAGATGGAGCTGGCCTCATCCTTATCAAGATTCGGGCAGCCGCATAATGTGACAGCCATTTGCGCAACGGGAGACCGGTTTACGGATGCGGTCATTTATCCGCGGAATAAGGCAGTCGAGCTTGGGGATAAGTTCTCAGCAACAACTGGCTATAAGGGAGGATTGGCCAGCAGGTCTGGATATGTAGTGAATAATACAGCGGAGCTTCCGAAGGAGGTTCAAGATTATCTTGAAAGAGTCGCGATTCCATATTATGCGGCCATCGTAGCCTGGCTGGAGCAAATTAAAATAGGGATGACGGGCGGAGAGTTATATGAGGTGGTCGAAGAGGTGCTTCCAAAGGAAATGTATCACTGGCACTTGAACCCGGGTCATTTGACTGCTGATGAGGAATGGCTATCTTCTCCAATTTATCCGCAATCGAATACCGAATTAAAGAGCGGAATGCTCCTGCAAATCGATATCATCCCCTCTGTCCAAGGGTATTCAGGAGCGAGCGCTGAGACGGGAATTGCCTTGGCAGATGAGAGCCTGCGGACGAAAATTAAGGAAAGCTGCCCGGGATTATGGCGACGAATCTTGAAAAGAAGAGCCTATATTGAACAAGAGCTTCATATTAGTCTTCATCCGGAGGTACTGCCACTCTCCGATACGGTTGGATACTGCCGTCCATATTTGCTGAATAAGGAAAAAGCGCTATTATTTATGCCTCGTTAA
- a CDS encoding MarR family winged helix-turn-helix transcriptional regulator gives MANSGQEPVVLTHLKMVEHLAKRIGDEHLKQIGLTQSQADVIILLAHESDKVFHQRDIERALNYTNPTVTGLLNRLEQKDFIVRQVDPDDSRARIIKLTDAALDVLEEIYRSIRQTEQMILEGFSKEEMDILMPFMSRMAKNALRHV, from the coding sequence ATGGCGAATTCTGGTCAAGAACCTGTTGTGCTAACACATTTAAAGATGGTGGAGCACCTTGCTAAACGGATTGGTGATGAACATTTGAAGCAAATCGGTTTAACGCAAAGTCAGGCAGATGTGATTATATTGCTTGCGCATGAATCAGATAAAGTCTTTCATCAACGTGATATTGAACGTGCATTAAATTATACAAATCCGACCGTTACGGGATTGTTAAACAGGCTGGAGCAAAAGGATTTTATCGTTCGTCAGGTAGACCCCGATGATTCAAGAGCTCGAATTATTAAGTTAACGGATGCTGCTTTAGATGTTTTGGAAGAAATTTATCGAAGTATTCGTCAAACAGAGCAAATGATACTAGAAGGGTTTTCGAAAGAAGAGATGGACATACTAATGCCATTCATGTCTCGAATGGCCAAGAATGCTTTGCGTCATGTGTAA
- a CDS encoding amino acid ABC transporter ATP-binding protein: MIEMVDVHKQFGDLEVIKGIDLTIQAGEVVSVIGSSGSGKSTLLRCINNLEKITSGKIIVDKIPLNDHKANIAHIKREVGMVFQQFNLFPHMTVLENITVAPIHVLKRPKKEVEEEAVKLLKKVGLEEKKNDYPKKLSGGQQQRVAIARALAMRPKVMLFDEPTSALDPELVGEVLQVIRKVAEEGMTMVVVTHEMNFAKEVADRVVFMANGRVEEQGIAKEVLVNPKSEKLRAFLGYSS, encoded by the coding sequence ATGATTGAAATGGTTGACGTTCATAAGCAGTTTGGCGATTTAGAGGTGATTAAAGGAATTGATCTAACGATTCAAGCAGGAGAGGTGGTTTCCGTTATCGGTTCTAGCGGATCAGGGAAAAGTACCTTGCTGAGATGCATAAATAACCTCGAAAAAATCACGAGCGGGAAAATCATCGTGGATAAGATTCCCTTGAATGATCATAAAGCGAATATTGCCCATATAAAAAGAGAGGTTGGAATGGTCTTTCAGCAGTTTAATCTGTTTCCCCATATGACTGTATTAGAGAACATTACTGTGGCACCCATTCATGTATTAAAGCGGCCAAAAAAAGAGGTTGAAGAGGAAGCGGTGAAGCTGCTCAAAAAGGTCGGATTAGAAGAGAAGAAAAATGACTATCCGAAAAAATTATCTGGCGGCCAGCAGCAAAGGGTAGCGATTGCACGGGCACTAGCTATGCGCCCAAAAGTGATGTTATTTGATGAACCGACATCTGCTCTAGATCCTGAACTTGTAGGGGAGGTTCTGCAGGTCATAAGAAAAGTGGCAGAGGAAGGAATGACCATGGTGGTTGTCACACATGAAATGAATTTTGCCAAAGAAGTGGCTGATCGGGTTGTCTTTATGGCTAATGGACGTGTTGAAGAGCAAGGTATTGCTAAAGAAGTTTTGGTGAATCCCAAAAGTGAGAAACTAAGAGCATTTCTAGGATATAGCTCATAA
- a CDS encoding nitrous oxide-stimulated promoter family protein produces the protein MERMQRERETIVAMIEMYCKHEHKQMELCESCAELKDYALFRLSKCPFQEKKPACQNCKIHCYKPDMKAQVKDVMRKSGPRMIWSHPYFAIMHIVDTFRKAPDLPKRTKKNS, from the coding sequence GTGGAAAGAATGCAGAGAGAACGGGAAACGATTGTCGCCATGATTGAGATGTATTGCAAGCATGAGCATAAGCAGATGGAACTATGCGAGAGTTGTGCAGAATTAAAGGATTATGCGCTATTCCGGTTGAGTAAATGTCCTTTCCAGGAGAAGAAGCCGGCTTGCCAGAATTGCAAGATTCATTGCTATAAGCCAGATATGAAGGCGCAGGTAAAGGATGTCATGCGAAAAAGTGGTCCTAGAATGATTTGGTCACATCCGTATTTTGCTATTATGCATATAGTCGATACATTCCGAAAGGCACCGGATTTGCCGAAAAGGACCAAAAAGAATTCGTGA
- a CDS encoding (2Fe-2S)-binding protein — MNPKPKKQKYPIELLVNNQRYDREVEATELLLDVLRHKIGLTGAKPGCLNGDCGACTVMVDKRPIKSCLMLAIEAKEKVITTIEGLHHKPIQEAFVTHFAFQCGYCTPGFIMNCQALLEDDPNPSDDKIKSWLSSNICRCTGYAEIEKAIKSVIHPD, encoded by the coding sequence TTGAATCCTAAACCGAAAAAGCAGAAATATCCTATAGAATTATTAGTCAATAATCAACGATATGATAGAGAAGTTGAAGCAACTGAACTATTACTGGATGTTTTGCGTCATAAAATTGGCTTAACCGGTGCTAAGCCAGGCTGCCTCAATGGAGACTGTGGCGCTTGCACCGTGATGGTTGACAAGCGGCCGATAAAGTCATGCTTAATGCTGGCTATAGAAGCAAAGGAGAAGGTCATTACAACGATAGAAGGGCTTCATCATAAGCCGATTCAAGAAGCATTTGTCACTCATTTTGCTTTCCAGTGCGGATATTGTACACCCGGTTTTATTATGAATTGTCAAGCTCTATTAGAGGACGATCCAAACCCTTCTGATGATAAAATCAAATCATGGCTCTCCTCCAATATATGCCGATGTACAGGATACGCTGAAATTGAAAAAGCGATTAAATCGGTCATCCATCCCGATTAG
- a CDS encoding FAD binding domain-containing protein, with translation MIAFNFDYYEPVKIEDATGLYRNIKKDGKTPIYLSGGTEIITLGRLNLIKPDAVIDIKKIPECHQFRMDQHHLIVGAATRLNEFENNNSFPLLSSVTKEIADHTSNNSITLGGNICGQIFYREAVLPFLLADSICITARISGLRKRNINEMFNQHLLLEEGELLVSLATKKEYVESNSISIKIRQQWNTGYPLITVAALNKDGYIRFAFSGLCPFPFRSEPMEEVLNNHNLSMRERIGAALPLIPGPILNDVEGSSEYRLFVLENTLTTILKKLGGE, from the coding sequence ATGATTGCCTTTAATTTTGATTACTACGAACCGGTAAAGATAGAAGACGCCACCGGATTATATAGAAACATAAAAAAAGACGGAAAGACTCCGATATATCTTAGTGGTGGTACGGAGATTATTACTTTAGGCAGATTAAATTTAATCAAGCCAGATGCCGTCATTGATATTAAGAAGATTCCAGAATGTCATCAATTCAGGATGGATCAGCATCATTTGATAGTAGGTGCAGCAACTAGGTTAAATGAATTTGAAAATAACAACTCATTTCCGCTATTATCAAGCGTCACAAAAGAAATAGCGGATCATACCTCGAATAATTCCATTACCCTTGGCGGTAATATATGCGGACAAATCTTTTATAGGGAAGCTGTTCTTCCCTTTTTACTCGCTGATAGTATATGCATAACGGCCCGGATCTCTGGTTTGAGAAAAAGGAATATCAATGAAATGTTCAATCAGCATTTACTGCTAGAGGAGGGTGAGCTTTTAGTTAGTTTAGCCACTAAAAAAGAATATGTTGAATCCAATTCAATCAGCATCAAAATCCGACAGCAATGGAACACGGGATATCCATTAATTACAGTAGCAGCTCTAAATAAAGATGGATATATCCGGTTCGCCTTTAGCGGGCTCTGTCCGTTTCCGTTTCGTTCAGAGCCTATGGAGGAAGTCCTAAACAATCATAATCTTTCGATGCGGGAGAGAATAGGAGCGGCACTGCCATTAATCCCCGGTCCCATTTTAAATGATGTTGAGGGCTCAAGTGAATATAGATTATTTGTCCTGGAAAATACATTGACTACAATCCTAAAAAAGCTTGGTGGTGAGTAG
- a CDS encoding MFS transporter, whose amino-acid sequence MQQKYLKNAGLIALITILSMIPPLSTDLYMPALPEMTAYFHTTSTLMSFTMTVFFIFMAIGILILGPMSDKYGRKPVLIASISISLIFSAACAFAPNILLLILARGASAFGAGGMVAISTALIRDSYEGKAMSKVLSVTQAFMLIAPMLAPVLGALILEVADWKMTFIVLAALTGVSLAGAFLLEETLPVKERTQSSTLQSILGLRKVAKNPNFTSLLLVGAIIAAPFMAYLALASYIYIDGFGVSETTFSMYFALNAAASILGPVMYMRFGAGSVKKAINAGIIVSIISAVLILTVGDVAPIIFLLSYILYSVVTSYFRPLISDLLLSATKTDVGAASSVMNFGFTVIGSIGMVVGSLGWSSYTGGLGITMLIFISITILVWLFVLKAKSIKFDWK is encoded by the coding sequence ATGCAACAAAAATATTTAAAAAATGCTGGGTTAATCGCATTGATTACCATTCTATCGATGATTCCGCCATTATCGACTGACTTATATATGCCAGCATTACCAGAGATGACGGCTTATTTTCATACAACGTCTACATTAATGAGCTTTACGATGACAGTCTTCTTTATATTCATGGCAATCGGTATTTTAATTTTAGGGCCGATGAGTGATAAATATGGCCGTAAACCTGTGTTGATTGCAAGCATCTCTATTTCGTTAATTTTCTCTGCCGCTTGTGCCTTCGCTCCAAATATTCTACTGCTAATTCTTGCCCGTGGTGCTTCTGCATTTGGTGCTGGCGGTATGGTAGCCATTTCTACTGCTCTGATCAGAGACAGTTATGAGGGCAAAGCCATGTCAAAGGTACTGTCTGTTACACAGGCATTTATGTTAATTGCCCCTATGCTGGCACCTGTATTAGGAGCCCTTATTTTAGAGGTGGCTGATTGGAAGATGACGTTTATTGTATTGGCTGCTTTAACAGGCGTTTCGCTTGCAGGAGCCTTCTTATTAGAAGAAACGTTACCAGTGAAGGAACGTACGCAAAGCAGCACGCTTCAATCAATTTTAGGATTAAGAAAAGTAGCGAAAAATCCTAATTTCACAAGCTTATTACTAGTAGGTGCAATCATTGCTGCACCATTCATGGCGTACTTAGCCCTTGCGTCTTATATCTATATAGATGGTTTTGGCGTTTCGGAAACAACATTCAGTATGTATTTCGCGCTTAACGCCGCAGCCTCAATTTTAGGTCCGGTCATGTACATGAGATTTGGCGCCGGCTCAGTGAAGAAAGCAATCAATGCTGGTATTATCGTATCCATTATTTCTGCGGTATTAATTTTAACTGTAGGAGATGTCGCTCCAATCATTTTCTTATTGTCCTACATCCTTTACTCTGTTGTAACGTCCTATTTCCGACCGTTGATTTCAGATTTATTATTATCCGCAACGAAGACAGATGTCGGAGCAGCATCTTCTGTCATGAACTTCGGATTTACAGTTATCGGAAGTATCGGTATGGTTGTCGGTTCCTTAGGATGGAGCAGTTATACAGGCGGATTAGGGATTACCATGCTAATCTTTATTTCTATAACCATCCTCGTTTGGCTCTTTGTTTTAAAAGCGAAATCTATCAAATTTGATTGGAAATAA
- a CDS encoding amino acid ABC transporter permease, producing the protein MLDFSLVVDYLPFMIEATWVTLKISILSTAVGLVLGLVIALLKISTISVFVHIANFYLWIIRGTPMLVQLFLIYYGLPQIGIELTPMAAAVVALGINSAAYIAEIYRGGIMSISKGQIEAAESLGMGYLLRMRKIILPQALRVSVPSLGNQAIMMLKDSSLASLVTVSELLMVSQRYAASNYAFIEFYVVAAAFYLLLTTVFTFILNRVEKRMSVGEV; encoded by the coding sequence ATGCTGGACTTTAGCTTAGTCGTCGATTATCTCCCCTTCATGATTGAAGCCACATGGGTCACGTTGAAAATTTCCATCCTTTCAACGGCCGTGGGACTGGTTTTGGGACTGGTTATCGCTTTGCTTAAGATATCAACGATTTCAGTCTTCGTTCATATCGCTAATTTTTATTTATGGATTATTAGAGGGACGCCAATGCTTGTGCAGCTATTTTTAATCTATTATGGTTTGCCTCAAATCGGGATTGAGCTGACACCAATGGCAGCAGCGGTAGTAGCTTTAGGAATCAATTCTGCCGCCTATATCGCTGAGATTTATCGAGGGGGCATAATGTCGATCTCTAAAGGGCAAATAGAGGCTGCAGAATCATTGGGGATGGGCTATTTGTTGAGAATGAGAAAGATTATCCTGCCGCAGGCACTGCGTGTATCCGTGCCGTCATTAGGAAACCAGGCTATTATGATGCTGAAAGATTCTTCTTTAGCCTCTTTAGTGACGGTCTCAGAATTATTGATGGTATCACAGCGTTACGCCGCGTCAAACTATGCATTTATCGAGTTTTACGTAGTGGCAGCAGCTTTTTATCTTCTATTAACAACCGTTTTCACGTTTATTTTGAACAGGGTAGAGAAGAGGATGTCAGTGGGGGAAGTGTAG